AAGTTCGCCGACAAGATTCATCCCACTCCTCCCGCAACCAAGATCGCACACGAAAGCGTCTGCAATTCTCGCGCGTGATGGCTCGCGAGTTTCTATTCGCTCGTCGGCATGCAATCTTGAGGCGAGCGGGGGAGTCGAGTCAACTCAAAACTGCTGACTCGGTCGACGCTTGGGGGAGAGGAGCGTTTAGAACAGCACCGGCTTACCCAGTTTGCGGCGAATGACCGTGAACTGACCACTGTGCATGGTGGTGTGATTGGCGACCGTGAGGAACAGATGGGCGATCTTGGGGCAGAACGACTTCATGCTCCCTTTGGTGTCGCCATCGAGGTCGTCGTCGGTGAGGCTCATCAGCGTTTCAATCGTCGCTGCACGCGACTTGCTGAGGAGGGTCAAATAGTCGCTCTTCGACAAGAACTTGGCCGGGTCGTCCGATGTTGCGCCAGGAGTTCCGTGGTTCTCGTCGAAACCGGCGGGGAGTTCGGGCATCTTCGAATCGGGAAACTCGCTCTTGATCAGCATCACGTCGCCGAAAATCACATTGCCGATCTGCCAGGCAGCGTGATTGGCTTCGGGAATGGGTCGCACCAACAGGTCGGCGTCCGAGAAATCAGCCACCATCCAATCGAGATGGTCTTTGGTGGCCTGAAGACTGAGCTTGATCGCTTCGCGTCCGTTCATGAATCTGCCGCTCCGAGTGCGTGAGTGGAAAGAGAGAAGTTGGCATAGTGTACAAAATATGCCACGCGCTGCAACCGTAGAGCAGCAAGCTTCACGAAAAACTCACCTGCGGCAGATAGCTCGATCGACCAGGGATCGCTAGGCGAGCAGCCGAGCGACAGCGTCGAGCAATTTGTCCATGGCAAACGGCTTGCGGAGATAGTCATCGACTCCGAGCATTTCGGCATAGGCCTTGTGACGGCTCCCCTCGTTCGCGGTGATCATGATCACACGAACCGGATTGGGGCGGGTGCGGCGAAGCTTTTCGAGGACCAAAAAACCGCTTCGCTTGGGCATCATCATGTCGAGAATCACCAGATCGGGATCGTCGCGCTCGGCGATGGCAAGCCCTTGGTTGCCGTCGCGAGCCACCATGACGGTGTAGCCCCGCGATTCGAGAGCAAACCGCATCGCTTCGATGATCTCGGCATCGTCGTCGACGAGCAGAATCCTTTTCGCACCGGCCTTAACGGGTGCGTCGCTCTCGTCGTGTGGAGTCTCCTTAGCCATCAGCGATGCAATCCTATGAGTGGATAAATCGTACGAAGCGGCGGGCAATCGGGCAGGAAGTCACTCGGTAAAACTCCCCGCGGCAACAGCAGTTACGCACACAGAGTCCCCGGTGACAGGCCCAGTAGCTTATCGCGCGGCGCGACCAGTGGCAATCGACCGCCCGAGGTCCCACCCTAGTTCGCTTCGCCCCCCAGGACATTGAGCTTCGTCGACACAATTTTCCCCATCCGCTCGTAGGTCAGCTCGATCGGGGAAGGTAGTTTCGAAATCAGATCCCGAAACTCGTTGGTGTCGGCAAACGGTTTGCCAGCCAGGGTATAGATCCGATCGCGAGGCTCGAGCCCCGCCTGATGGGCTGCGGAACCAGGGACCACGCTCGTCAGCAGTACGGTTTGCGGCTCCGCTGGATCTTCGCGCCAGGTGATTCCGATCCGGATCGGCGAACCGGCTGGCTCGACCGTAATCTTCACCGGTTCCGCTTCGCCCGCACGCTCGACTGTCAATTCGGTGGTGCCACTGGCGGCCAGCAGTTCGAGCCGAAATTTGCTGTCGTCGTCAATCGGCCTGCCCGAGAGGGTCAAAAGCTTATCCCCGCTCTTCAGCCCCGCCTTTTCGCACGGCGAACCGGGCGTAACGCTGGTCACCACCCAGGCAGGCTTATCACCCTCGGGACGATTCCACGACATCCCAAAACGTGGTGGAGTGCTGGGAGCAGGCTGCTCAATCATCTGCTTCCCCACCACTATCTCGCGCACACTAGCGGGACGATAGCTCGGCGACTGATCGGCATTGGCAACTTCTAAGATGGTCAGCAGCGACAACCTGGCCAGTTGCCGCACGCCATCGGCATTAATGCGATCAGCATCATCACTGGGGCGATGATAATCGTCATGCAATCCTGTGTGATACATCACAAAAGGAATCCCCTTCGCAAAAAAGGGATGATGATCACTATCTTCTTTAATCTTATAAGTGAAATCGAGTGTGAGATTGCTGTCGGTATTGAGCTGACTAATCGACTTCCGCATCCCTGGCATCGTTCGCGAACCAATCACCTCGACTCCTGTTTTTCCCAGTCGACCAATCATGTCGAGATTCAGGTAAAAAACGACGCGATCGAGCGGAATCGTCGGAGAACTGACCCAATGCTTCGAGCCAATCAGGCCATGCTCTTCTGCGTCCCACAAGGCAAACATCACACTCCGCCGAGGAGGCGTTGGAAGCTCGGCAATTGCTTCCATAATCTCGAGCAGCCCGGTGGTGCCACTCGCATTGTCGTCGGCACCATTATGGATATAACCCAAAGGACCAAAACTATTGCCAGTACGACCATAGCCCACGTGGTCATAATGCGCGCCAATGACCACCACTTCGTTTTTAAGTTTCTCGTCGCTACCTTCAATCAGTCCGACAATATTGCGCGACACACCATTGTATTGAAAGTTCTGGAAATAGGTCCCTTGATCTCCGATCGGCTTAAGCTTGAGATCTTCAAACTTTTTCACCAAGTAGGTTCCTGCGGCCCTGCCACCCCGCGAGCCCGCATCGC
This window of the Pirellula staleyi DSM 6068 genome carries:
- a CDS encoding M20/M25/M40 family metallo-hydrolase yields the protein MSRILQLVGSAAVVVGSAGAAYEASANDQLKAAIAAAANSITKDEVTELVDALADDTFEGRDAGSRGGRAAGTYLVKKFEDLKLKPIGDQGTYFQNFQYNGVSRNIVGLIEGSDEKLKNEVVVIGAHYDHVGYGRTGNSFGPLGYIHNGADDNASGTTGLLEIMEAIAELPTPPRRSVMFALWDAEEHGLIGSKHWVSSPTIPLDRVVFYLNLDMIGRLGKTGVEVIGSRTMPGMRKSISQLNTDSNLTLDFTYKIKEDSDHHPFFAKGIPFVMYHTGLHDDYHRPSDDADRINADGVRQLARLSLLTILEVANADQSPSYRPASVREIVVGKQMIEQPAPSTPPRFGMSWNRPEGDKPAWVVTSVTPGSPCEKAGLKSGDKLLTLSGRPIDDDSKFRLELLAASGTTELTVERAGEAEPVKITVEPAGSPIRIGITWREDPAEPQTVLLTSVVPGSAAHQAGLEPRDRIYTLAGKPFADTNEFRDLISKLPSPIELTYERMGKIVSTKLNVLGGEAN
- a CDS encoding DinB family protein; this encodes MNGREAIKLSLQATKDHLDWMVADFSDADLLVRPIPEANHAAWQIGNVIFGDVMLIKSEFPDSKMPELPAGFDENHGTPGATSDDPAKFLSKSDYLTLLSKSRAATIETLMSLTDDDLDGDTKGSMKSFCPKIAHLFLTVANHTTMHSGQFTVIRRKLGKPVLF
- a CDS encoding response regulator transcription factor, with product MAKETPHDESDAPVKAGAKRILLVDDDAEIIEAMRFALESRGYTVMVARDGNQGLAIAERDDPDLVILDMMMPKRSGFLVLEKLRRTRPNPVRVIMITANEGSRHKAYAEMLGVDDYLRKPFAMDKLLDAVARLLA